One Candidatus Aegiribacteria sp. genomic window, ATACTGAGGTAGATCGTGGAGAACATCGCCCAGCGGAGATTCGTCTCACGGTAGATAGCCGCAATAGCTGCTACACAAGGTGCGTAGATAAGTATGAACAGAAGGTAGGCGTAAGCTCCAACTTTTCCATTGAAGTGTTCCTGTATGGCGCTTAGAGTGCTGCTTTCGATCTCTATTTCTTCTGCGGCTTCTTCCGTATTGCTCAGATCATCGCTTATCTCAACACCCATCGGATCTCTCAGCGCTCCTCCGAAATTCCTGAAACCGTCCGGTATCGCGGCAAAGGATTCAGCGATTCCAGCCCAGAAATCGAAAGGTTCTTCTTCTGCTTCAGAACTGCTGTCCTGCGTATTCATTCCACTGTACAGCGTATCGAGTGTACCGACAACCGCTTCCTTCGCAAAGATGCCTGTGAACAGACCGACAGCCGCAGGCCAATTTTCAGAAGTAAGGCCCATCGGGTAGAATATTGGAGCTATTGTTTTACTGATCGCAGAAAGAACAGAATTCTCGGAATCCTGGTTGCCGAAGCTGCCGTCAGTTCCGATTGAACCGAGAAAGCTGAGTATGATGACGACCGCGATGATCACTTTACCCGCTCTTAGTATAAAGCTCTTCAGGCGGTATATCGTATGGTACATTATTCCCCTGAATGTCGGGAGATGATACGGGGGCAGTTCCATTACAAAGGTTGATGTCTCACCCTGAAGGATCGTTCTTTTGAAGAGAAGTCCTGTTCCCACGGCCAGCAGGATACCCACCATGTACAGACTGAAGAGTACAGAACCTCCCTGTCTCGGGAAGAATGCCGCCACGAAAAGAGTGTAGACCGGTAATCTGGCTCCGCAGGACATGAATGGGTTCATCATTATCGCGAGAATCCTGTCTCTGTTGTTTTCAAGCGTACGGGTTGCCATTATCGCCGGGACATTACACCCGAATCCCACAAGCATTGGAATGAATGCTTTACCCGGAAGACCTATCACCCGGAGAAACCGATCCATTACGAATGCGGCTCTCGCCATGTATCCTGAATCCTCAAGGAGAGAAAGGCAGAAGAAGATCAGGAAAATGGGTGGTATGAAAGTCGCGACTGTCTGAATACCACCGCCTATGCCGTCAGACAGGAAAGTAACCAGAATTTCCGGTAATCTGAATATTTCAAGGAGAAACCTGAATCCATCCACGAAAACAGTTCCCGTTAAACCGTCGAAGAAATCGATGAAAGGAGCGCCGACATGTATCGTGATGACAAACATCATGTACATAACTCCGAGGAAGATAGGTATTCCGAGAATTCTGTTCAGA contains:
- the feoB gene encoding Fe(2+) transporter permease subunit FeoB, which encodes MRNIRIAIAGNPNVGKTTLLNALTGSRQRVGNWPGVTVDRIEGSYKHDNVEVDVTDLPGIYSFTAFSIDESIARKYILTEHPDLIVNILDATNLERNLFLTTQLLEMKVPMVVALNMTDLAAKRKIKIEIEHLSRHLDCPVIPIVASRNRGINELKDVINRESMNHSIPETKVAYDSVLEKAIQLIQNRVQQIAEKNDVDPRWLAIKLLEDDEYAIELCGDSVPCDSLKSEIEQVEKHVGDDMDIIMADGRYGFIHGLAKDVVHRTSEVRRNISDRIDMVILNRILGIPIFLGVMYMMFVITIHVGAPFIDFFDGLTGTVFVDGFRFLLEIFRLPEILVTFLSDGIGGGIQTVATFIPPIFLIFFCLSLLEDSGYMARAAFVMDRFLRVIGLPGKAFIPMLVGFGCNVPAIMATRTLENNRDRILAIMMNPFMSCGARLPVYTLFVAAFFPRQGGSVLFSLYMVGILLAVGTGLLFKRTILQGETSTFVMELPPYHLPTFRGIMYHTIYRLKSFILRAGKVIIAVVIILSFLGSIGTDGSFGNQDSENSVLSAISKTIAPIFYPMGLTSENWPAAVGLFTGIFAKEAVVGTLDTLYSGMNTQDSSSEAEEEPFDFWAGIAESFAAIPDGFRNFGGALRDPMGVEISDDLSNTEEAAEEIEIESSTLSAIQEHFNGKVGAYAYLLFILIYAPCVAAIAAIYRETNLRWAMFSTIYLSILAWVVSTLFYQIGTFTYNPASSAMWISIAVGILGLIYSSLKLMSRRMKVAA